Within bacterium, the genomic segment GGCAGCAGGAGCTTCAGGGCGGTGCGCATGGGACCTCCAGGCCGGGACCGCGTCCCGGACCGATGTTCGTGGCCGACGCTAGTCGCGCCGGATCAGATAGGTGATGCCCAGTTCCGCGCGCAGCCGCTCCCCCAGCCTTTCGGCGGCGGCACGGTCGGCCAGTCCGGGCAGGACGACACGATGGTAAGTCTGGCCCCCGAGCGTCGCAACCTCCATCACCGGCGCGTAGCCGAGGCCCG encodes:
- a CDS encoding SPOR domain-containing protein; amino-acid sequence: GLGYAPVMEVATLGGQTYHRVVLPGLADRAAAERLGERLRAELGITYLIRRD